Proteins from one Penicillium digitatum chromosome 2, complete sequence genomic window:
- a CDS encoding Putative Remark: blastp matches are unspecific, which yields MSNVDISSDGLIGVEYDSRGYLQHQSWPMVGDQAPPRAEEAHGLSPLQTGGHPLEQSVTQDPNLMVDWHFQPLHTPHHHHHHHHHLSYSSEDPSSAPQFTTSYGMPMQSSPVDLMSGQGQMSAGMLEGHYMPMSAPVDMVPFTYQDFQADLMTFPNGLTEISYAPHPVLESSSPTDTYLEVRSLSSSDNGWSTIDHRRSFDFGYPEQGVFVNPTQTLHDRSLSESSYSTSYGSFVDITNPIGSPNSENNMDLPCYNHHGHGHSHTHNHNHSHSHSHSHSHSSSIGMHGTSPNSSAVVLRGQSSPESCSPSAASPIGMVRPIPVPIKKSTSPVRSAGSSQTSASPPSRKPSRKSPIAAKTAETKVRKQSQTGKPETEKRVGKRKGPLKPDQRKQASEIRKLRACLRCKFLKKTCDKGEPCAGCQPSHARLWQVPCTRIDIKEIGYFMKDWKADYERHITMGFSVGNITGFSDQERTLFITHGYGQILPINAREVYVRDEQCFTVDWMESMQRQPTQYDVETAKLSAGMEGISHAMLSDYLDRHIDGNGTFEKFVDDYFEGTPFLTQMLKTAFRFYFRTKMPVIRKALKLVVAYNLTMHVTMVEGIGEEEGFLGKIDSMGSKFAGRTMAPVMINFQIKCAMASMWRELQKDVLEELSALYSSVYSGDKLKNWPTIFILASILLAVWEEMQFDSHYRTPDPAAVDKFCTDMETTPVGVIVGLFQAISQKLPPFTEWDSQKHHQLLYSNPDVCNTMTEVRQHVEQHETYLRSRTATKFNRGDFDCLSNKFVSRLVIRAN from the exons ATGTCCAATGTCGATATATCCAGCGATGGCCTGATTGGCGTCGAGTACGACTCCAGAGGCTATCTTCAGCATCAATCATGGCCTATGGTGGGAGATCAGGCGCCCCCACGGGCAGAAGAGGCCCATGGTCTCTCCCCGTTGCAAACTGGCGGTCACCCCCTGGAACAGTCGGTGACCCAGGATCCAAATCTCATGGTCGATTGGCACTTTCAACCACTACACAcccctcatcatcatcatcatcatcatcaccacctCTCATATTCCTCGGAAGACCCATCGTCGGCGCCCCAGTTTACCACTAGTTATGGCATGCCCATGCAGTCTTCGCCCGTCGATCTCATGTCTGGCCAGGGCCAGATGAGTGCCGGCATGCTCGAGGGTCATTATATGCCGATGTCGGCACCTGTCGACATGGTACCGTTCACGTATCAGGACTTCCAGGCGGATCTGATGACATTCCCTAACGGACTTACGGAAATTTCTTATGCCCCGCACCCAGTTCTTGAAAGCAGCTCCCCCACCGATACTTATCTGGAGGTCCGCTCTCTGTCCAGTAGCGACAACGGCTGGAGCACCATCGACCACCGTCGTTCTTTCGACTTTGGGTATCCCGAACAAGGTGTTTTCGTTAACCCCACCCAGACACTGCACGATCGCAGTCTTTCAGAATCTTCATATTCCACATCATACGGCAGCTTTGTGGATATCACGAATCCGATCGGTTCTCCCAATTCTGAGAATAATATGGATTTGCCTTGCTATAATCACCATGGCCACGGCCATAGCCATACTCACAACCACAATCACAGCCATAGTCACAGCCATAGTCACAGTCACAGCAGCTCCATTGGAATGCACGGTACCTCCCCGAACAGCAGCGCAGTTGTCCTTCGTGGTCAGTCTTCGCCAGAATCTTGTTCGCCTTCCGCAGCCAGCCCCATCGGAATGGTACGGCCGATCCCGGTTCCGATCAAGAAGTCAACATCTCCCGTTCGATCCGCTGGGTCTTCTCAGACATCTGCCTCACCGCCGAGTCGGAAACCGTCCCGCAAGAGCCCCATTGCCGCCAAGACCGCCGAGACCAAGGTTCGCAAGCAGTCCCAGACCGGCAAGCCCGAGACCGAGAAACGTGTTGGCAAAAGAAAGGGCCCCCTCAAGCCAGACCAGCGTAAACAGGCGAGCGAGATCCGGAAGTTGCGCGCGTGTCTCCGCTGCAAGTTCCTCAAGAAGACATGCGACAAGGGCGAGCCTTGTGCAGGATGTCAACCATCGCACGCACGCTTATGGCAGGTGCCATGTACTCGCATCGATATCAAGGAGATTGGGTATTTCATGAAGGACTGGAAGGCGGATTACGAGCGCCACATCACCATGGGCTTCTCTGTCGGCAACATTACCGGATTCTCGGACCAGGAACGCACTCTGTTCATCACTCACGGTTACGGACAAATCCTGCCCATCAACGCCCGCGAGGTCTATGTCCGGGACGAGCAGTGCTTCACCGTTGACTGGATGGAGTCGATGCAGCGTCAGCCAACACAATACGACGTCGAGACTGCCAAGCTGTCCGCCGGTATGGAGGGAATCTCGCACGCGATGCTGTCGGATTACCTTGACCGCCACATCGACGGCAATGGCACCTTTGAGAAGTTTGTGGACGATTATTTCGAGGGCACTCCGTTCTTGACACAAATGCTGAAGACCGCCTTCCGGTTCTACTTCCGCACCAAGATGCCCGTTATCCGAAAGGCACTCAAGCTGGTGGTTGCTTACAACCTTACCATGCATGTCACGATGGTTGAAGGTATTGGGGAGGAGGAAGGCTTCCTCGGCAAGATCGACTCCATGGGCTCCAAGTTCGCCGGCAGGACAATGGCCCCTGTCATGATCAACTTCCAGATTAAGTGTGCCATGGCTAGCATGTGGCGCGAGCTGCAGAAGGATGTGCTGGAGGAGCTGTCGGCACTTTACTCGAGTGTGTACAGCGGCGACAAGCTGAAGAACTGGCCAAcaatcttcatcttggcCTCCATTCTGCTGGCCGTGTGGGAGGAGATGCAGTTCGACAGTCACTACCGGACACCAGACCCGGCTGCCGTCGACAAGTTCTGCACCGATATGGAAACTACCCCGGTAGGCGTTATTGTCGGACTGTTTCAGGCCATCTCCCAGAAACTGCCCCCGTTCACCGAGTGGGACTCGCAAAAGCACCACCAGCTGTTGTACTCCAACCCGGATGTTTGCAATACCATGACTGAAGTCCGCCAACATGTGGAGCAACATG AAACCTACCTCCGCAGCCGAACCGCCACAAAATTCAACCGTGGTGACTTCGACTGCCTTTCAAATAAATTTGTGTCGCGACTGGTCATTCGTGCTAACTAG